Genomic DNA from Gemmatimonadales bacterium:
GGTACCGCATACGCACGCCATCGCCCACCAGCCGGTGTCGCGTCCGGTTCGCGCGATGCGCAGGAACGCATCGTCGTCGATCGGCACGGCGGTCATGCGTCGGTTTCCAGCGTGCGAAGATGAACCGGCCACATCCATCGCGCGGCGGCGATGATCGAGGTCACGGCGCCCGCCGCGATCCCCAGCGGACTCCGAACCAGCAGTGCGGTACAGAGGCCGAGCAGCGTGAGCGAGATGATCAGCGGCCACACGTTCTGGCCGGGAAGTTCGACCACGCCATCCGGGTGGGCGTCGAGCGGCGTCGTCAGCAACGTGAATCGGCCCTGATCGAGCGTCGGCCCTGCCGCTACACCGCCATCCCACAACGGCTCGCGACTGCTCACAATCGGGATCTGCGCGAAGTTGAACGGCTCCGGCGGTGACACGATCGACCATTCCAGCGTGTTCGCGTGCCATGGATCGCGACCGGATGCGGCGCCATGATGCAGCGATTGCAGCAGGTTCACCAGTGTGAGCACGGTACCGCCGATGAACACGACCGCACCGATCGTCGAGGCGAGATTCACCCCGTCAAGGCCGAGCCCCGGGAGATACGTGTAGACTCGGCGCGCCATCCCCAGCAGGCCTGCGATGTGCATCGGGAAGAAGGCGAGATTGAATCCCGCGAACATCACCCAGAAGGACACGCGCCCCAGCCGCTCGTTCAGCAGGCGCCCGGTCATCTTGGGGAACCAGTAGTAGATCGCTGCGAACATCGCGAAGAGCGATCCGCCGGCGAGGACGTAGTGCAGGTGCGCCACGACGAAGTAGGTGTCGTGCGCCTGCCAGTCGAACGGCACCACCGCCGTCATCACGCCGCTGATGCCGCCGATCACGAATTGCAGGATGAATCCCAGCGCGAAGAGCATCGGTGTCTGGAAGACGACGCGCCCATACCACATCGTCGTGAACCACGCCGCGATCTGCACGGCGCTCGGGATCGAGACGATCATGCTCCCCGCGCTGAAGAATCCCACCGACACCTGCGGGATCCCGGTGACGAACATGTGGTGCACCCACACGCCGAAGCCGGCGAGTCCGGTGGCGACCGTGGCCAGCGCCACGATGTTGTGCCCGACCATCGGCCGCCGCGAGAAGACGGGGATGATCATCGACAGCATGCCGGTCGCGGGAAGGAAGACGATGTACACCCACGGATGGCCGAACACCCAGAAGAGATGCTGCCAGAGCAGCGGCGTGCCGCCCCAGCGGGGGTCCAAGAAGACGAAATGCCAGCGCCGCTCCAGTTCGAGAAAGAGCAGCGCGACGGTCAGCGCCGGCATCGAGGCGATCACCGCGACCGACGTGGTGAGTGAACTCCATAGAAAGAGCGGCATCCGGTCGAGCGACATTCCCGGGGCGCGAAGCCTGAGGATCGTGACCACGAGGTTGATCGATCCGACCGTCGTGGCGACGCCGAGAAAGAGGAGGCCGATCGCGTAGAAATCGATGTTGTGGCCGGTATCGAACGGCAGCGATGCCAGGGGCGTGTAGTTGAACCACCCGGCATCGGGCGCCTGCCCGATGATGAACGCCGCGTACAGGAAGACGCCGGCCAGCAGAAAGACGTAGTAGCTGAAGGTGTTGAGGCGCGGAAAGGCGAGTTCGCGCGCGCCGATGAGCAGCGGTGTCAGATAGAAGGAGAATCCCGACAGCACCGGCTGGATGAAGAGGAACATCATCGTGGTGCCATGCATCGTGAACAGCCGGTTGTACGCTTCCGGCGACAGCAGGTGCGCCTCGGGGCGCGCCAGCTGGAGGCGCATCACTGCCGCTTCGAGTCCCCCCAGCACCAGGAAGACGCACGCGGTGACGATGTACCGGATCCCCAGCGCCTTGTGATCGACCGTCGTAAGCCACGCGAGCCAGGTATGCGGCGTTTCCCAGAGGGCGTCGAGTCGTTCCGCCGAGCCGGGCTTCGCGTCTAGTGCAGCCGTCGCATCCTCGGCGGCAAAGCGGCGATCAATATGGCCTGCGGTGCGCGGAGCCATGGCGACAATAATCCGGTGAGAGCGCTGGCGCGGCTCCGACACGAGGCCGTCATCCCCGTGGTCGCTGGCCAGTTGATAGGACGCTCCAGCATGGCGGCGCGACACGGTGAGGTCCGATGCTGCCGGCGCCGCGTGCACAGTTGATACATGACTGCGGCATGGCGCCGGTTGACGGGCGCGGCCCACGCAGCAGTTTCATTCCATGCGATTCCACCGTCTGCTCCCCGTTCTGCTCGGCTGCCTCGTCGCCTGCAACAGCGGCCACGCCCCCGCAGCCCTCTCCCTCGATGGCCAACATCGCCTCCCGACCGGCGCCACCCTCGATCCCGTCGGCACCCTCGCCGACGTCGGCCCCTATCCGTTTGCCATGACGGACGTGCCCGGCGGATCGCATGCGCTCCTCCTCCTTGCCGGGTATCGGGACAACGGGATCCAGGTGATCGAGACAGCCACGGGCCATGCGGTCCAGACGATTCCGCTTCCCGATGCGTTTGACGGGATCGCCTTCGATCCCGCCGGACGCACCATCTACGCCGCCGGCGGCGATCGTGATGTCGTCTACATTCTCGGCTGGAACGGCACCAGCGCCTCGCTGGCCGATTCGATTGTCCTGGCGCACCACGCCGCGCGCCAATCCGGGACGCGCTACCCGGGCGGCCTTGCCGTATCGCGCGACGGGAAGACCCTCTACGTCGCCGAGAACACCGACGACTCGCTCGCCGTGATTGACATCCCGTCGCGGCGCGTCCTGCAGCGCCTGCCGGCTGGCCGTTATCCCTACGCCGTCGCCGTTGCACCCGACGGCAGTGTCTACGCCAGCGCATGGGGCGGATTCGCGGTGACCCACTGGCATCTCGACGGCCAGCGGCTCGGGCCTGCAGCGACCGTGAGGGTCGCGCGTCATCCGTCGGCGCTCCTGATGAACCACGACGGCTCCCGCCTCTTCGTGGCGTCGGCGAGTACCGATCGCGTCAGCGTAATCGACACGCGAAGCGATGCCGTCGTCGCCGAACTGGTCGATACAATCCCCCGCGCATCAGGCGAGGGAAGCACACCCGATGCACTGGCGCTGTCGCCGTCGGGCGACCGCCTCTTCGTCGCGGAAGCCGATAACAACGCCGTCGCCGTCTTCGGGCTCGGTGCCGCCACCTCGGGCGTTTCGTCGGCGGCCGGCGCCGATCATCTCGTCGGACGGATTCCGGTGGGATGGTATCCCAGCGCTCTTGCGGTTCACGGCGACACGCTGGTCGTCGTCAACGCCAAGGGGCGCGGCACTGCGCCGAACGGGAGCAACGGTCCCGGCCCCGGCGCGGGCCCGTCGAGAAAGCCGAGCGAGACCGGCTACACGCTGGGCCAGCTCACCGGGACGGTCTCGGTCATCCCGCTTCGCGGTCTCGACCTCGCCGCGACGTCGAAGCGCGTTGCCCACGCCAACGGATGGGATCGCGAAGCGGAGCGTGTCGCCGGATATCCGCCATTCGAGCATGTCATCTACATCATCAAGGAGAATCGGACCTACGACCAGGTCCTCGGCGATCTCTCGCAAGCCGACGGCGATACCTCGCTGGTCTTCTTCGGACGCAACGTGACACCCAATCAGCATGCGCTCGCCGAGCGGTTCGGCGTCTTTGACCGCTTCTTCGTCAACGCGGAGGTGAGCGCCGACGGGCACAACTGGAGCACCGCCGCGTATACCACGGACTATCTCCAGAAGACGGTGCCGCTCAACTACGCCGGCAAGGGGCGCAGCTACGACTACGAGGGGGAGAATCGCGGCGTCCGTCCGCCGGACGGCGAAGACGCGGCCGAACCGGTGAACGGCTATCTCTGGGACCTGGCGAAGCGTCGCGGCATCACCTTCCGCAATTTCGGAGAGTTCGTCGCCGATCGGGACAACAGTGCGCTCGCCGCGGGATATCGCGGATTGAAGCCGTTCCTCGAATCACACACCGACTCGGCATTTCCCGGATTCGATCTCGCGATTCCCGATCAGCGCCGCGCCGACGAATGGCTGAAGAATCTTGCGGAGTGGGTGCGTACCGGGGCGATGCCGGCGTTGCAGATCGTCCGGCTTCCCAACGACCACACCAGGGGCGCCGCCGCCGGTGCGTTCACGCCGCGTGCCTATGCCGCAGACAACGATCTCGCGCTGGGCCGGATGGTTGAGGGACTGTCGACCAGCCCCTTCTGGAAGAACACCGTCGTCTTCGTGCTCGAGGATGACGCCCAGAACGGTCCCGATCACGTCGACTCGCACCGCTCGGCGATGCTGATCGTCTCGGCCTACAATCAGCCACGCGTCTGGCACCGGTTCGGCAATACCACCGACGTCATCGCGACGATCGAGCAGATTCTCTCCCTCGATCATCTCTCCCAGTTCGATGCCTACGGCCGGCCCTATCGAGGGATCTTCACGGCACGACCCGATCTGTCGCCGTACCACGTGCTGACGCCAGGGATATCACTCACCGAGCGGAATCCCGCCAACACACCGGCCGCGCGCATGTCGGCGCATCTCGATTTCCGGCTCGAAGATCTGGTGGATGATGCGACGCTGAACCACGTCCTCTGGGCGGCGATCAAGGGCGATCGTCCGTATCCCGGCGTGCACCGGATGACCGCCGATCAGGTCAGCCGGTGATCGCGATCAGTGCGAGGGCCAGTAGCCGCCGACGTCGGGCTCAGGCGGCGGGAGATTGTTGTGGCGCGGCGCGGCGTGCAACGACGTGTTCGGTGCCGTGGCGAGGGCGAGCAGATTGTTGAGTGCCACCGTGACCGTCGCGGTGTGCCACGCGTACCCCTGGTTGATCTCGTACGCGGCGCCGGAAATCCACAACGTCGCCTTCGTTCCGCGCGGGTCGGCGATCATCGTCGAACGGTAGACGACGTCGGCGAACGGGTCGATCATCCCGGCGCGAGCGACCGGCGAAGGATAGGTCGTCCAGTGCTGCCCGTCGGTGCTGCGCGCCAGATAGAGCGCGTCAGTGGTACAGCTCGTTCCGGTCGGGAAGGTGTTGTACAGCGCCCAGTATTCTGCGCGCGCCGGAATCCACGTGACATCGATGTGCCAGATCGATTGCCCGGGCTGCGCGAGGTCGGTGATAAACGGGACGCCCCAGTTGACACCATCATTCGAGGTGCGCAGTTCGACGTCGGTCGACGGCGCGGTGCATCCATACGGCCCCGAGTTCACCGACCACATCTGCCACGGAGCCTGTGGAGCGCCATGAATCACCGCCGGCGAGACGATCTGATGACTCGGCGCCGTCAGCACCGCCACTGGTGGATCCCACTTCACGCCATCCGAACTCCGCGCCAGTTCGATGATGTTCTGGTTTCCCACGACCGTGCGGTAGTAGAGCCACAGCCGCTTGTCGTCGCCGATCGCGATGTCGGGATCGGAGAGGTACCCGCCGCTCGGCGGCAATTCGAGCGGATTGGTGACACCCGCCGGCACCACCCAGCTCCTGGCGTCCATGCTCCGGTAGAGCGACGGATTCTCGAAGCCGCTGTTGCCGCCGGGATACGGCGTGATCGCGAGCCAGAATCCGGTCGCCGTCCCATGACCGCGCACCACCGACGGGTGCACCGTCTGCCCCGAGGACTCATAGGTGGCGAGGTCGAGCAGCGACGCCTGGTTGAGCGATGTCGCCAGTTGCTCGGTCGGGAAGCAATCGGAAGGGTCGCACGTCGTGGCGCTCGCGGTGGCCATCACCGAACCGTTGACCCGCACCTCGAGAATCTGCGCGCCGCCGAGCGGTCCCATCATCCAGGTGGTGCTGACCAGGCCAGTCGAATCGCTCACCACCGTCGCCGCGGGGACCGACCCGCCGCCGATCGAGACCACCAGTGACACCTGCACCTTGCCGACCGGATTCCCCGACGAGTCGCTGACGCGGAAGACCACCGGCGCGGGGAGGATGTCTTGCGGATCGGCTTGCTGTGCATCGCCGCTCACCAGGCTGACCTGTGCGGCGACTCGCGGCGTCGGTGTCGACGGCGTCGCATCAGATCCGCACGCAATCACGAGGATACCGGGCGCCAGGAACCAGTGGCGGCTCAGCTTCACGAAGCACTCGACTTGATGTGAGGTGTCCTGCTCGACGGGCCGCGGACTGATCGGCCCCCCAATGAATACTCGCCGGTACAACACCGCGCAAGCCGCTGCTGGTGCGGGTTTCGCGGTGCCTTGCCGTGGCACCGCGTCCACAGACTGTGGCGTACCATCGGCACCGGTTGAATCCGGACGCGTCATCCGCGAGTACATTCCACCGTCAAGACACCCACATGAACAGGACCTGACAAATGTGCACTCGCCGCGTCGCCGGGTTCGCTCTCTGCATCGGTCTCGCCTTGCCGCCCGCGCTCTCTGCGCAGGGGAGCGCCCGCTTTCAATCACTCGACGAGGCACTCCAGTCGGCCGGCGCATTGGCCGGCCGCGGCGCTCCGGCGGGACTCACATGGATCGAAGGCGGCGCGCGATACGCCTATGCCGGGCGTAGCGGGACCGCCACGGTGATTCACGCGTATCAACCCACCACCGGCGCTGACACGGTGCTCTTCACCAATGAAGGACTGACCTATCCGGGAACCACCAGGCCATTCGTGTATCAGTCATTCCAGTGGGCTCGGGATTTCAAGCACCTGATCTTCCAGACCGATTTCCAGCCGCTCTACCGGCGTTCCGGTGTCTCCGACTACTACGTCTATTCCCTTGCCGGCAAATCGCTCCAACTCGCCGCCAAGGGGGCCAGGACCGCCGAACTCTCCCCCGACGGATCGATGCTCGGCGTCGAGCGCGGCGGCGACATGTACGTCGACGACCTTACGTCGCACGCGGAGCGCCGGCTCACCAGCGACGCCACCACGACCGACTACAACGGGCACTTCGACTGGGTGTATGAAGAGGAATTCGGGCTCGCCCAGGCGTGGAACTGGTCACCCGACTCGCGGCATATCGCCTTCTGGCAGATCAACGAGGCATCCGAACCGGTAATCCAGCTTTCGGACTACTCCGGCCCGCACCCGGAGTGGGATCAACTCCGGATCCCCCAGCCCGGCGATTCGAACCCCCGCGCCCGCGTCGGCGTGGTCGACGTGAAGAGCGGTACCCGGATCTGGCTCGATCCCGGTGAACGCGGCGACTACTACATCCCGCGCATCTACTGGACCGCGCACCCCGATACCCTCGCGATGATCACCCTCGATCGCCCGCAGCAGTCGATGAAGCTGTACTTCTTCGACGTCAACACCGGCGGGCATCGGCTGGTCATGAGCGAAAGTTCGAAGACCTGGATCGACGTCTACGATTTCTACGCCGGCATCCAGGACATGATGTCGTTCCCGGAACACTCGCACGAGTTCTTCTGGATCTCCGATCGCGACGGCTGGCAGCACGTCTATCGCTACGACTACTCCGGCAA
This window encodes:
- the ctaD gene encoding cytochrome c oxidase subunit I, which produces MAPRTAGHIDRRFAAEDATAALDAKPGSAERLDALWETPHTWLAWLTTVDHKALGIRYIVTACVFLVLGGLEAAVMRLQLARPEAHLLSPEAYNRLFTMHGTTMMFLFIQPVLSGFSFYLTPLLIGARELAFPRLNTFSYYVFLLAGVFLYAAFIIGQAPDAGWFNYTPLASLPFDTGHNIDFYAIGLLFLGVATTVGSINLVVTILRLRAPGMSLDRMPLFLWSSLTTSVAVIASMPALTVALLFLELERRWHFVFLDPRWGGTPLLWQHLFWVFGHPWVYIVFLPATGMLSMIIPVFSRRPMVGHNIVALATVATGLAGFGVWVHHMFVTGIPQVSVGFFSAGSMIVSIPSAVQIAAWFTTMWYGRVVFQTPMLFALGFILQFVIGGISGVMTAVVPFDWQAHDTYFVVAHLHYVLAGGSLFAMFAAIYYWFPKMTGRLLNERLGRVSFWVMFAGFNLAFFPMHIAGLLGMARRVYTYLPGLGLDGVNLASTIGAVVFIGGTVLTLVNLLQSLHHGAASGRDPWHANTLEWSIVSPPEPFNFAQIPIVSSREPLWDGGVAAGPTLDQGRFTLLTTPLDAHPDGVVELPGQNVWPLIISLTLLGLCTALLVRSPLGIAAGAVTSIIAAARWMWPVHLRTLETDA
- a CDS encoding bifunctional YncE family protein/alkaline phosphatase family protein, with the protein product MRFHRLLPVLLGCLVACNSGHAPAALSLDGQHRLPTGATLDPVGTLADVGPYPFAMTDVPGGSHALLLLAGYRDNGIQVIETATGHAVQTIPLPDAFDGIAFDPAGRTIYAAGGDRDVVYILGWNGTSASLADSIVLAHHAARQSGTRYPGGLAVSRDGKTLYVAENTDDSLAVIDIPSRRVLQRLPAGRYPYAVAVAPDGSVYASAWGGFAVTHWHLDGQRLGPAATVRVARHPSALLMNHDGSRLFVASASTDRVSVIDTRSDAVVAELVDTIPRASGEGSTPDALALSPSGDRLFVAEADNNAVAVFGLGAATSGVSSAAGADHLVGRIPVGWYPSALAVHGDTLVVVNAKGRGTAPNGSNGPGPGAGPSRKPSETGYTLGQLTGTVSVIPLRGLDLAATSKRVAHANGWDREAERVAGYPPFEHVIYIIKENRTYDQVLGDLSQADGDTSLVFFGRNVTPNQHALAERFGVFDRFFVNAEVSADGHNWSTAAYTTDYLQKTVPLNYAGKGRSYDYEGENRGVRPPDGEDAAEPVNGYLWDLAKRRGITFRNFGEFVADRDNSALAAGYRGLKPFLESHTDSAFPGFDLAIPDQRRADEWLKNLAEWVRTGAMPALQIVRLPNDHTRGAAAGAFTPRAYAADNDLALGRMVEGLSTSPFWKNTVVFVLEDDAQNGPDHVDSHRSAMLIVSAYNQPRVWHRFGNTTDVIATIEQILSLDHLSQFDAYGRPYRGIFTARPDLSPYHVLTPGISLTERNPANTPAARMSAHLDFRLEDLVDDATLNHVLWAAIKGDRPYPGVHRMTADQVSR
- a CDS encoding S9 family peptidase; amino-acid sequence: MCTRRVAGFALCIGLALPPALSAQGSARFQSLDEALQSAGALAGRGAPAGLTWIEGGARYAYAGRSGTATVIHAYQPTTGADTVLFTNEGLTYPGTTRPFVYQSFQWARDFKHLIFQTDFQPLYRRSGVSDYYVYSLAGKSLQLAAKGARTAELSPDGSMLGVERGGDMYVDDLTSHAERRLTSDATTTDYNGHFDWVYEEEFGLAQAWNWSPDSRHIAFWQINEASEPVIQLSDYSGPHPEWDQLRIPQPGDSNPRARVGVVDVKSGTRIWLDPGERGDYYIPRIYWTAHPDTLAMITLDRPQQSMKLYFFDVNTGGHRLVMSESSKTWIDVYDFYAGIQDMMSFPEHSHEFFWISDRDGWQHVYRYDYSGKLVNQVTHGRWSVTRIEGTDPQTQTMYYSSTEASPLQRQLYAIQFDGTRARRLTTEEGTHAIDMSPDARYYLDSWSSTTVPRHVVLHTTADAGHAIRTLEDNTAVSQWVASHAYSPTLLMKFTTSDSVSIDISMIKPVPFDPSRKYPVIFTVYGGPGSQGVYDQFGTSTQQQWMAQQGYIVVNVNNRGTNNYGSAFMKVVYGNLGRYESRDFAETARYLATLPYVDARRIGIMGTSYGGYSTVYTMEMYPDLFTAGVANSAVTDWRLYDTIYTERYMGLLGDNTAGYQGSSAIVNAPKLQGHLMVIHSMMDDNVHPQQTMQLLTALTAAGKDVDLRIYPSGHHGAAYDLSSFKLITSNTLDFLNKYLQPSAMP